The Gordonia sp. KTR9 genome contains a region encoding:
- a CDS encoding HhH-GPD-type base excision DNA repair protein: MDAKLCIAQDPEADALISRDPFALLTGMLLDQQIRLEVAFLGPLKILQRMEAGGLQGVGTSQQFPMERAFAGPAKIRDRFGTMDPVEIADADPEAFADLCATPPAIHRYGRSMAGRVQALAKVVAEEYGGDAARIWTEASDGADLMKRLRALPGFGDQKAKIFVALVAKQLDVKPSGWTKVAGDYSKKGFRSVADVTGPESLQKVRDFKKAAKAAKAAQASGTDS; the protein is encoded by the coding sequence ATGGACGCCAAGCTCTGTATTGCCCAGGACCCGGAAGCGGATGCACTCATCTCCAGAGACCCGTTCGCACTGCTCACTGGCATGCTTCTTGATCAGCAGATCCGCCTAGAGGTGGCGTTCTTGGGGCCGCTGAAGATCCTTCAACGCATGGAGGCCGGCGGTTTACAAGGTGTTGGCACATCTCAGCAGTTCCCGATGGAGCGGGCGTTCGCCGGGCCGGCCAAGATCCGCGATCGGTTCGGCACGATGGACCCGGTCGAGATCGCCGACGCCGACCCCGAGGCGTTCGCCGACCTGTGCGCCACACCCCCGGCCATCCACCGCTACGGACGCTCGATGGCCGGTCGGGTCCAGGCACTCGCGAAGGTCGTCGCCGAGGAGTACGGCGGGGATGCCGCGCGCATCTGGACCGAGGCCTCCGACGGTGCGGACCTGATGAAGCGGCTGCGCGCACTGCCCGGGTTCGGCGACCAGAAGGCCAAGATCTTCGTCGCCCTGGTCGCCAAGCAACTCGACGTCAAACCGTCCGGCTGGACCAAGGTCGCCGGGGATTACAGCAAGAAGGGATTCCGCTCGGTCGCCGACGTCACCGGCCCGGAGTCGCTGCAGAAGGTCCGCGACTTCAAGAAGGCGGCAAAAGCCGCGAAGGCCGCGCAGGCCTCGGGCACCGACTCCTAG
- a CDS encoding HNH endonuclease signature motif containing protein yields the protein MGAWTDLPGEFLAGVDAARPAEADTVSHMQRLGAVRAGESYLAWCRYQTILVLCDRLLTPTGSSYVSDGFGDIVARVAREAGITRYRAAALVDDALCLRDRLPRVLETLRDGIIAAHQIREIISRTHLVSDDHHLDPDDPDSRRIIEVLDESIADLLRGRGGSWSTSGLRDMIDRLVFGHDADAVRERRREALDNRGVWTENHGDGTAEITAVMAAENVRACQASVRALAASVCDRDGRTLGQRKSDAMCALLTRSVFACACGEPDCTATPPDLTAAESGTEIVIHVVTDADTLAGGSGPGWVDGHGVICDEHVRDLAARPDATLAPVTPIRTPPTRVTAADDVSTRTANAAAPRPDAASVIVFPGALPGDPYRPTSACAQFVRVRDGYCTEPGCTRSAFTADVDHVAEYDHARPARGGATSSENLNAKCRAGHLHKTHGDWTDVQYRDEQGRLVTEFVTPEGFVIPGEAETLEDLFPNLRRIRFEQAAKAPPTPRVIVPDRHGRPPRTITERTAAKHAKRREERARNQAQREANRHARTAAANRQPKTDDNPPPF from the coding sequence GTGGGGGCGTGGACGGATCTACCGGGCGAGTTTCTCGCCGGGGTCGATGCTGCCCGCCCGGCCGAAGCCGACACGGTCTCACACATGCAACGCCTGGGTGCTGTGCGGGCTGGGGAGTCGTATCTGGCGTGGTGCCGCTACCAGACGATCCTGGTGCTGTGTGACCGATTGTTGACCCCGACCGGTTCCAGTTATGTCTCTGATGGATTCGGCGACATCGTCGCCCGGGTGGCCCGCGAAGCGGGTATCACCCGCTACCGTGCGGCGGCGCTGGTCGACGACGCGCTGTGTCTTCGTGATCGGCTACCCCGGGTGTTGGAGACGTTGCGCGACGGGATCATCGCCGCGCACCAGATCCGCGAGATCATCAGTCGCACCCACCTGGTGTCCGACGATCACCATCTCGATCCCGACGACCCCGACAGTCGCCGGATCATCGAGGTTCTCGATGAATCGATCGCCGACTTGCTGCGCGGTCGGGGCGGGTCGTGGTCGACGTCGGGTCTGCGCGACATGATCGACCGATTGGTCTTCGGCCACGATGCCGACGCGGTCCGCGAACGGCGTCGCGAAGCGCTCGACAACCGTGGCGTGTGGACCGAGAACCATGGCGACGGCACCGCCGAGATTACCGCGGTCATGGCCGCCGAGAACGTTCGGGCCTGCCAGGCGTCGGTGCGCGCGCTTGCCGCATCGGTGTGTGATCGGGATGGGCGCACCCTGGGTCAACGTAAGTCCGATGCCATGTGCGCGTTGCTCACCCGGTCGGTGTTCGCGTGCGCATGTGGCGAACCCGACTGCACCGCAACACCTCCTGACCTGACCGCCGCGGAGTCGGGCACCGAGATCGTGATCCACGTCGTGACCGACGCCGACACGCTGGCCGGTGGGTCCGGGCCCGGGTGGGTCGACGGGCACGGGGTGATCTGCGATGAGCATGTGCGCGACCTCGCCGCCCGGCCCGACGCCACCCTGGCCCCGGTCACCCCGATACGCACACCACCCACCCGCGTCACCGCCGCAGACGATGTGAGCACGCGGACCGCGAACGCCGCCGCACCACGGCCGGACGCCGCCAGTGTGATCGTGTTCCCGGGTGCGTTGCCGGGTGATCCGTATCGGCCGACCAGTGCGTGTGCGCAGTTCGTGCGTGTGCGCGACGGCTACTGCACCGAACCCGGCTGCACGCGGTCGGCGTTCACCGCCGATGTCGATCACGTCGCCGAGTACGACCACGCCCGCCCCGCACGTGGCGGTGCGACCTCGAGTGAGAACCTCAACGCGAAATGCCGTGCCGGGCATCTCCACAAAACCCACGGTGACTGGACCGACGTGCAGTACCGCGACGAGCAGGGCCGGCTGGTCACCGAATTCGTGACGCCGGAAGGTTTCGTGATCCCCGGCGAGGCCGAAACCCTCGAAGACCTCTTCCCCAACCTGCGTCGCATCCGATTCGAACAAGCCGCGAAAGCCCCACCGACACCGCGGGTCATCGTGCCCGACCGGCACGGCCGACCACCGCGCACGATCACCGAACGCACCGCCGCGAAACACGCGAAGCGGCGAGAAGAACGCGCCCGCAACCAGGCACAGCGCGAAGCGAATCGACATGCCCGGACCGCGGCGGCCAACCGTCAGCCGAAGACCGATGACAACCCGCCGCCGTTCTGA
- a CDS encoding wax ester/triacylglycerol synthase domain-containing protein: MHRMAAADAASYWMSRRIPNDQFLVYCFAAPSSSVEDCAARLRLRAALVDDLCLRIRDVPGTVDRPYWESVSPADDQVRVDSTRRTWSSCLAEIAGLIARPLDPTRAAWRAHLFGPVVDAPGAAGDVYVVVVQMCHALGDGRRASQIVREWFTAPATPRRPASTRSSGRELLVDAGTFLGGVLRFPGEFVTTARRGFRVARLAPASAPGPSGYPPTRLNTPPRPRRTLRVLVFDRAHLTRRGQPVTVAVLAAISAALPEYLGETGRRLGVELTIGRTGEPQARNHFRNAAVDLHVDVDDLVERARLIGADVAAARAAEADPVRLAQHRASESTPAILARWGIGAVDLETPPETVTGVTVVSSVDRGAADIDLDGGEILFTTGFPALSPAQGLTHGVHGIGDRIALSVTTSPEVMGDVDRYVELLGRALGVSRSAS; this comes from the coding sequence ATGCACAGGATGGCCGCCGCGGACGCGGCGTCGTACTGGATGTCGCGCCGTATCCCGAACGACCAGTTCCTGGTGTATTGCTTTGCCGCACCGAGCAGTTCGGTCGAGGACTGTGCGGCGCGACTCCGGCTCCGCGCCGCGCTCGTCGACGACCTGTGCCTCCGGATCCGCGATGTGCCGGGCACGGTCGACCGGCCGTACTGGGAATCCGTCAGTCCCGCCGACGACCAGGTCCGTGTCGATTCGACGCGCCGGACCTGGTCGTCGTGCCTGGCCGAGATCGCCGGGCTCATCGCCCGGCCACTCGACCCCACGCGGGCGGCGTGGCGGGCGCATCTGTTCGGTCCTGTCGTCGACGCCCCGGGCGCCGCAGGCGACGTCTACGTCGTCGTCGTGCAGATGTGTCACGCACTGGGCGACGGGCGCCGCGCGTCTCAGATCGTGCGCGAGTGGTTCACTGCGCCCGCCACACCGCGACGGCCGGCGTCTACGCGTTCGTCCGGTCGCGAACTGCTGGTCGACGCGGGGACCTTTCTCGGCGGCGTCCTCCGGTTCCCCGGCGAGTTCGTCACCACGGCTCGGCGAGGGTTCCGTGTGGCGCGCCTGGCCCCGGCGTCTGCGCCTGGACCGTCGGGATACCCGCCGACACGGCTGAACACCCCACCAAGACCGCGACGGACCCTTCGGGTACTGGTGTTCGACCGCGCCCATCTCACCCGCCGTGGGCAACCGGTCACGGTCGCGGTACTCGCCGCGATCTCGGCAGCGCTACCGGAGTACCTGGGCGAGACCGGGCGGCGGTTAGGCGTCGAGCTGACGATCGGGCGAACGGGAGAACCGCAGGCCCGCAACCACTTCCGCAATGCTGCGGTCGACCTGCACGTCGACGTCGACGATCTGGTCGAGCGCGCGCGACTCATCGGCGCCGATGTCGCCGCCGCCCGCGCGGCCGAGGCGGACCCGGTGCGGCTCGCACAGCATCGCGCGTCGGAGTCGACCCCCGCAATCCTGGCCCGATGGGGGATCGGGGCTGTCGACCTCGAGACCCCGCCGGAGACGGTCACCGGCGTCACGGTGGTGTCGTCGGTGGACCGTGGCGCCGCCGACATCGATCTCGACGGCGGCGAGATCCTGTTCACGACCGGATTTCCCGCGCTGTCACCCGCCCAGGGACTGACCCACGGCGTGCACGGCATCGGTGATCGCATCGCCCTCTCGGTGACCACGAGTCCCGAGGTGATGGGGGATGTGGACCGGTATGTGGAGTTGCTGGGCCGAGCGCTGGGTGTCAGCCGGTCTGCCTCCTGA
- a CDS encoding acyl-CoA dehydrogenase family protein, protein MTSTVPTTRPSGSASDGTSDERLDEVFAPIFARIAEGAVQREDDRRLAHDEVSWLREAKFGALRVPVELGGYGASIRQLFRLLIDLAAAESNLPQALRVHWSFVEDQLAALPDEGAQRWLRKVGEGTLVGNAITEPGVGAIDRYQTRLTSDPASPDGRFRLDGTKYYSTGSLYSDHILVAADQDGERVSVLVDADADGVTQHDDWDGFGQRLTASGTTEFAGVEVPAERVLGPGYGGEGRTYATSYLQLVQLSVLAGIAARATDDVVEWVRNRTRTFTHSTADLPRNDPLVQQVIGRLSAAAYTARTLVLDIADELDELALAGWEDAELLDRVEFDVARAQAAVIPTVLDATTQLFEVGGASITSERLRLDRHWRNARVISVHNPLIFKLQAVGDHVLNGTDLPYAWSAGQK, encoded by the coding sequence ATGACGTCCACTGTGCCCACCACGAGGCCTTCTGGCAGCGCCTCCGACGGAACGAGCGACGAGCGGCTCGACGAGGTGTTCGCGCCGATCTTCGCCCGGATCGCCGAGGGCGCCGTGCAGCGCGAGGACGACCGCAGGCTTGCGCACGATGAGGTCTCGTGGCTGCGGGAGGCGAAGTTCGGTGCGCTGCGCGTGCCGGTGGAACTCGGCGGATACGGCGCGTCGATCCGTCAGCTGTTCCGGTTGCTCATCGACCTGGCCGCCGCGGAGTCCAATCTGCCGCAGGCCCTGCGGGTGCACTGGTCGTTCGTCGAGGACCAGCTCGCCGCCCTGCCGGACGAGGGTGCGCAGCGGTGGTTGCGCAAGGTCGGTGAGGGCACGCTGGTCGGCAACGCGATCACCGAACCCGGCGTTGGTGCCATCGACCGCTATCAGACTCGGCTCACTTCGGACCCCGCGAGCCCGGACGGCAGGTTCCGGCTCGACGGCACCAAGTACTACAGCACCGGCAGCCTGTACTCCGACCACATCCTCGTCGCCGCCGACCAGGACGGCGAGCGGGTCTCGGTGCTCGTCGACGCCGACGCCGACGGCGTTACCCAGCACGACGACTGGGACGGTTTCGGTCAGCGCCTGACCGCCAGCGGTACCACCGAGTTCGCCGGTGTCGAGGTTCCGGCCGAGCGTGTTCTCGGTCCGGGTTACGGCGGGGAAGGGCGCACATACGCGACGTCGTATCTGCAGCTGGTGCAGCTCTCGGTGCTCGCGGGTATCGCGGCGCGTGCGACCGACGACGTCGTGGAGTGGGTGCGCAACCGCACGCGCACCTTCACCCACTCGACGGCCGACCTGCCGCGCAACGATCCGCTGGTGCAGCAGGTGATCGGTCGTCTCTCGGCCGCGGCCTACACCGCGCGCACGCTGGTCCTCGACATCGCCGACGAGCTCGATGAGCTTGCTCTCGCCGGGTGGGAGGACGCCGAACTGCTCGACCGCGTCGAGTTCGACGTCGCCCGGGCTCAGGCCGCGGTCATCCCCACCGTGCTCGATGCGACCACGCAGCTGTTCGAGGTCGGCGGCGCGTCGATCACCTCCGAGCGTCTGCGCCTCGACCGCCACTGGCGCAATGCCCGAGTGATCTCGGTGCACAACCCGCTGATCTTCAAGCTGCAGGCGGTCGGCGACCACGTGCTCAACGGCACCGACCTGCCCTACGCCTGGAGCGCCGGGCAGAAGTAG
- a CDS encoding acetyl-CoA acetyltransferase has protein sequence MFGMPTTLVDIDPNTPVVVGVGQASERLTDPGYEALGEADLAARAVTAAFADSGGDVAASIDTIAAIRSFEISSPLSSSPMGRPDNMPRAVGNRVDVDPRRAVQAVTGGQTPQTILTELAGTIAAGDSEGAVVFGAEVMSTVRHLMSQPEDKRPSFAEEVGGQLDDRGFGLKGIITVAEMRHGLASVLPQYALLENARRHASGLGRDAYIATMGELFAPFTEVAAANPHSAAPTARTAAELVTVTPENRVVSDPFTRYIVARDQVNQAAAVVVMSVRAAQAAGIDPAKWVFLHGHSSTVERPVLARPELGSAPAAPAAVHHALRVAGLELDDISVVDIYSCFPIAVFNVLDGIGMAPDDPRGLTVTGGLPFFGGPGNDYSLHAIAEVVTRVRRSPGEFGLVVANGGVLSKHAAGVYSTTPAPWRPDTSGPVQAELDAVATVPTIADADGPAVIETYTVIPQKSGRRTGVVIGRLVDSTSPEGLGARFVANLDSDDDEFFELLLTSDDPVGTPIVVQSFDKGNRVALTASAMDSRHPVVAPAFRDSYEHVEIRRDGRLLEVTINRPDARNALNPAANAELDSIFEAYFADPDLWVAILTGKGDKAFSAGNDLAATAGPAALSVPKNGFAGLTSRRSLPKPVIAAVNGFALGGGCEIAMACHIVVADEDASFGLPEVKVGLAAAAGGLVRLPRMVPPALARDMILTGRRISAAEAAAAGLVSRIAPAGKVLETARGVAEEILAASPTSVRASIATMEQSDAITDTVDAVHASTSVLDSLVISGDTLEGIMAFVMKRTPNWKGH, from the coding sequence ATGTTTGGTATGCCAACAACGCTCGTTGATATCGATCCGAACACCCCTGTCGTCGTCGGCGTGGGACAGGCGTCGGAACGCCTGACCGATCCCGGCTACGAAGCTCTCGGCGAGGCCGACCTCGCCGCCCGGGCTGTGACCGCCGCATTCGCCGACTCCGGTGGCGATGTCGCCGCGTCGATCGACACGATCGCCGCGATCCGGTCGTTCGAGATCTCGAGCCCGCTGTCGTCGTCACCAATGGGCCGGCCGGACAACATGCCGCGTGCGGTGGGCAACCGGGTCGATGTGGACCCGCGACGCGCGGTGCAGGCGGTGACCGGTGGTCAGACCCCGCAGACGATTCTCACCGAGCTCGCCGGAACGATCGCCGCCGGAGACTCCGAGGGCGCAGTCGTGTTCGGCGCCGAGGTGATGTCGACCGTCCGTCATCTGATGTCCCAGCCGGAGGACAAGCGTCCGAGCTTCGCCGAGGAGGTCGGCGGCCAGCTCGACGACCGTGGTTTCGGCTTGAAGGGCATCATCACCGTCGCCGAGATGCGGCACGGCCTCGCGTCGGTGCTGCCGCAGTACGCCTTGCTCGAGAACGCCCGCCGGCACGCCTCGGGCCTGGGCCGCGACGCCTACATCGCAACGATGGGTGAGTTGTTCGCACCCTTCACCGAGGTCGCCGCCGCCAACCCGCATTCGGCGGCACCGACAGCGCGCACCGCGGCCGAACTGGTCACCGTCACCCCCGAGAACCGAGTCGTGTCCGATCCCTTCACCCGGTACATCGTGGCGCGCGACCAGGTGAACCAGGCCGCGGCGGTCGTCGTGATGTCGGTGCGGGCAGCGCAGGCCGCCGGTATCGATCCCGCGAAATGGGTATTCCTGCATGGGCATTCGTCCACCGTCGAGCGGCCGGTACTGGCCCGTCCCGAACTCGGCTCCGCCCCCGCGGCTCCCGCGGCGGTACACCACGCGCTGCGGGTCGCGGGACTCGAACTCGACGACATCTCCGTCGTCGACATCTACAGCTGCTTCCCGATCGCGGTGTTCAACGTCCTCGACGGAATCGGGATGGCGCCCGACGACCCGCGCGGGCTGACCGTGACCGGCGGGTTGCCGTTCTTCGGCGGCCCGGGCAACGACTACTCCCTGCACGCGATCGCCGAAGTCGTCACCCGGGTCCGGCGATCACCGGGCGAATTCGGCCTGGTGGTCGCCAACGGCGGGGTGCTGAGCAAGCATGCCGCCGGGGTGTATTCGACGACGCCGGCACCCTGGCGTCCGGACACCAGCGGCCCAGTCCAGGCCGAGCTCGACGCGGTGGCAACCGTTCCCACCATCGCCGACGCCGACGGCCCCGCGGTGATCGAGACCTACACGGTCATCCCGCAGAAGAGCGGCCGCCGCACCGGCGTGGTCATCGGCCGGCTCGTCGACTCGACCTCCCCGGAGGGGCTCGGCGCGCGGTTCGTCGCCAACCTCGATTCCGACGACGACGAGTTCTTCGAGCTCCTCCTCACCTCCGACGATCCGGTCGGCACGCCGATCGTGGTGCAGTCGTTCGACAAGGGCAATCGGGTGGCCCTGACCGCTTCGGCCATGGACTCCCGGCATCCGGTTGTCGCACCGGCTTTCCGCGATTCCTACGAGCACGTGGAGATCCGTCGGGACGGCCGGCTGCTCGAGGTGACCATCAACCGCCCGGACGCACGCAACGCCTTGAATCCCGCGGCCAACGCCGAACTCGACTCGATCTTCGAGGCGTATTTCGCCGATCCCGACCTGTGGGTGGCCATCCTGACGGGCAAGGGAGACAAGGCATTCTCCGCGGGCAACGACCTGGCGGCGACCGCTGGCCCGGCCGCACTGTCGGTGCCCAAGAACGGGTTCGCCGGCCTGACGTCACGGCGCAGCCTACCCAAACCCGTGATCGCCGCGGTCAACGGCTTCGCGCTCGGCGGGGGCTGCGAGATCGCGATGGCCTGCCACATCGTCGTGGCCGACGAGGACGCCTCGTTCGGCCTGCCCGAGGTGAAGGTCGGACTCGCGGCGGCCGCCGGCGGGCTGGTCCGCCTGCCGCGGATGGTGCCACCGGCACTCGCGCGCGACATGATCCTGACCGGCCGCCGGATCTCGGCCGCCGAGGCCGCGGCCGCCGGCCTGGTGAGCCGGATCGCCCCCGCCGGAAAAGTTCTCGAGACCGCTCGCGGGGTGGCCGAGGAGATCCTCGCCGCCTCACCGACATCCGTGCGGGCGTCGATCGCCACCATGGAGCAGTCCGACGCCATCACCGACACCGTCGACGCCGTCCACGCCAGCACCTCGGTGCTCGACTCGCTGGTGATCAGCGGCGACACCCTCGAGGGGATCATGGCGTTCGTGATGAAGCGGACCCCGAACTGGAAGGGCCACTGA
- a CDS encoding AI-2E family transporter, translating to MPRGTIVLLTIAGLVVAVAGIKSVASLAAPVFLALMLTVAVQPVPTWLRTKGLPRWAAFLTTVLLVYGILIGLFAALVFSVARLASILPQYDDKFDDLVTSFQNFLTSHGVSHDKVQDMISHVDTSKVVSAVTDVLASTFSVASTLVLVLALLLFMAADSVGFDDRMNVLDRMRPDIASAFRSFSQGTRSYLWVSTVFGLIVAVLDSVALALLSIPLPILWGLLSFITNYIPNVGFIIGLVPPALLGLLDGGPTKMLIVIVVYSAINVVIQSVIQPKFVGDAVGLSTTLTFMSLLFWAWAIGPLGAILAVPLTLLAKALLIDIDPATRWADVLLSSGGKPGVETPDDEPDDEPADEPVGVAKTPDTKGQDPTL from the coding sequence TTGCCCCGGGGCACCATCGTGCTCCTCACCATCGCCGGCCTCGTCGTCGCGGTCGCCGGCATCAAGTCGGTCGCTTCCCTGGCCGCGCCGGTCTTCCTCGCACTGATGCTCACCGTCGCCGTCCAGCCGGTCCCGACCTGGTTGCGCACGAAAGGCTTGCCGCGCTGGGCGGCGTTCCTGACGACCGTGCTGCTCGTCTACGGCATCTTGATCGGACTCTTTGCGGCGCTGGTGTTCTCCGTCGCACGCCTGGCATCGATCCTCCCGCAGTACGACGACAAGTTCGATGATCTCGTCACCAGCTTCCAGAACTTCCTCACCAGTCACGGCGTGAGCCACGACAAGGTGCAGGACATGATCTCCCACGTCGACACCAGCAAGGTCGTCAGCGCGGTGACCGACGTGCTGGCCAGCACGTTCAGTGTCGCGTCGACACTCGTACTCGTCCTCGCGCTGCTGCTGTTCATGGCCGCGGACTCGGTCGGCTTCGACGACCGGATGAACGTCCTGGACCGGATGCGTCCCGACATCGCATCGGCGTTCCGCTCCTTCTCGCAGGGGACGCGCAGCTACCTCTGGGTGTCGACGGTCTTCGGCCTGATCGTCGCCGTACTCGACAGCGTGGCGCTGGCGTTGCTGTCCATCCCCCTGCCGATCCTGTGGGGACTGCTCTCGTTCATCACCAACTACATCCCGAATGTCGGGTTCATCATCGGTCTCGTCCCGCCCGCGTTGCTGGGCCTCCTCGACGGCGGACCGACCAAGATGCTGATCGTCATCGTCGTCTACAGCGCCATCAACGTCGTCATCCAATCGGTGATCCAGCCGAAGTTCGTCGGCGACGCCGTGGGACTGTCGACCACACTGACCTTCATGTCCCTGCTCTTCTGGGCATGGGCGATCGGGCCGTTGGGGGCGATCCTCGCGGTACCGCTCACGCTGCTCGCCAAGGCCCTGCTGATCGACATCGACCCCGCGACCCGCTGGGCGGACGTGCTGCTGTCGTCGGGCGGGAAGCCCGGCGTCGAGACACCCGACGACGAACCCGACGACGAACCCGCCGACGAACCCGTAGGGGTCGCGAAGACTCCGGACACGAAGGGGCAGGATCCCACCCTCTGA
- a CDS encoding acyl-CoA dehydrogenase family protein: MDMNWSPDDAAFRDEVRAFLDEKLTPDLRAAGTLRTSVYSDHEAAMEWQAILHERGWAAPAWPVEYGGCDWSQSQHYIFSRESILAGAPSLSPMGIRMVSHAIMAFGTDEQKNFFLPGILDGSVFFCQGYSEPESGSDLASLSMAAVDDGDDLVVTGSKIWTTHASEANWIFCLVRTSRQERKQQGITFVLIDMNSPGIEVQNLVFASGEQVQAQVFFDGVRVPKKNVLGKIDDGWTVAKYLLVFERGGGAAAPALQVMAEQLFRDAASVTAPNGGPLSEDPAFAAKLTDLQVRAKILEVLEYRALAAMSSGKDPGSIASMLKILGTELSQEITTLSLEAAGPHGRVFQPHATKPGGPIFQYTPPTDGYVSGEPWQAVAPLHYFNDRAGSIYAGSNEIQRNILAKAALGL, encoded by the coding sequence ATGGACATGAACTGGTCTCCGGACGACGCTGCGTTTCGCGACGAGGTCCGCGCGTTCCTCGACGAGAAACTGACCCCCGACCTGCGCGCGGCGGGCACGCTGCGCACCAGCGTCTACTCCGACCACGAGGCCGCGATGGAGTGGCAGGCGATCCTGCACGAGCGTGGCTGGGCCGCTCCCGCTTGGCCGGTGGAGTACGGGGGTTGCGACTGGTCGCAGTCCCAGCACTACATCTTCAGCCGGGAGTCGATCCTCGCCGGCGCACCCTCGCTGTCGCCGATGGGCATCCGCATGGTGTCCCACGCGATCATGGCCTTCGGCACCGACGAGCAGAAGAACTTCTTCCTGCCGGGCATCCTCGACGGCAGCGTGTTCTTCTGCCAGGGCTACTCCGAACCCGAGTCGGGGTCGGACCTCGCGTCGCTGTCGATGGCCGCGGTGGACGATGGCGACGACCTCGTCGTCACCGGTTCAAAGATCTGGACCACGCACGCATCGGAGGCGAACTGGATCTTCTGCCTCGTGCGTACGTCGCGCCAGGAACGCAAGCAGCAGGGCATCACCTTCGTGCTCATCGACATGAACTCGCCGGGTATCGAGGTGCAGAACCTGGTGTTCGCGTCCGGCGAGCAGGTGCAGGCGCAGGTCTTCTTCGACGGTGTGCGCGTGCCCAAGAAGAACGTCCTCGGCAAGATCGACGACGGCTGGACCGTGGCCAAGTACCTGCTCGTCTTCGAGCGCGGGGGCGGCGCGGCGGCTCCGGCGCTACAGGTCATGGCCGAGCAGCTCTTTCGTGACGCGGCATCGGTGACGGCCCCGAACGGCGGTCCCCTGTCCGAGGATCCGGCGTTCGCGGCCAAACTCACCGACCTCCAGGTCCGCGCGAAGATCCTGGAGGTCCTCGAGTACCGGGCGCTGGCCGCGATGAGTTCGGGCAAGGACCCCGGTTCGATCGCGTCGATGCTGAAGATCCTCGGGACCGAGCTGAGCCAGGAGATCACGACGCTGAGCCTGGAAGCCGCCGGCCCCCACGGACGCGTCTTCCAGCCGCACGCCACCAAGCCGGGCGGACCCATCTTCCAGTACACACCGCCCACCGACGGCTATGTCAGCGGCGAACCGTGGCAGGCCGTCGCCCCGCTGCACTACTTCAACGACCGCGCGGGCTCGATCTACGCCGGCAGCAACGAAATTCAACGAAACATCCTCGCCAAAGCCGCTCTGGGTCTCTGA
- a CDS encoding acyl-CoA dehydrogenase family protein: protein MDFTLTPEQQLLSDGLNKFLDARYDLQVSRDAAKVGEGWQPKIWKAFVEDLGVVGACLPEDIGGFGGGPEELMVVTEALGHALVVEPFVDSVVLGAGLLHATGNPAALEAAGRIAEGEALSALAALEDGSGGVLSRIETSADRDGDEWVLNGTKAVVTTAPLADYLIVSARTAGEPHDPAGVSLFLIDLAGGGPDGLELHTLRTIDDRQAADITFDDVRLPAEALIADDNAIEILEKAWDTATAAVVSEAVGLMRKVFTDTVEYSKQREQFGVPIGSFQVLQHRMVDMHLELEQSVAAQYFAILSLEGSPAERAAAVSAAKATVSRAARFIGQNAVQLHGGMGMTEELAIGHYFKRLTAIEYEFGTADAHLARFARAGAQIDA, encoded by the coding sequence ATGGACTTCACACTCACACCCGAACAGCAGCTGCTGTCCGACGGTCTCAACAAGTTCCTCGACGCACGGTACGACCTGCAGGTCAGTCGCGACGCGGCGAAGGTCGGCGAGGGTTGGCAGCCGAAGATCTGGAAGGCCTTCGTCGAGGACCTCGGCGTCGTCGGCGCCTGCCTGCCCGAGGACATCGGCGGATTCGGCGGCGGCCCCGAGGAATTGATGGTCGTCACCGAGGCGCTCGGCCACGCTCTGGTGGTCGAGCCGTTCGTCGACTCGGTGGTGCTCGGCGCCGGGCTGCTGCACGCGACCGGCAACCCGGCCGCCCTCGAAGCCGCCGGCCGGATCGCCGAGGGCGAGGCGCTCAGTGCCCTCGCCGCGCTCGAAGACGGCTCGGGCGGGGTCCTCTCCCGCATCGAGACCAGCGCCGATCGCGACGGTGACGAGTGGGTGCTCAACGGCACCAAGGCCGTCGTCACCACGGCGCCGCTCGCCGACTACCTGATCGTCAGCGCCCGCACCGCGGGCGAGCCACACGATCCCGCGGGAGTCTCGCTGTTCCTGATCGACCTCGCGGGCGGCGGTCCGGACGGTCTCGAACTGCACACCCTGCGTACCATCGACGACCGCCAGGCCGCCGACATCACGTTCGACGACGTGCGTCTGCCCGCCGAGGCACTCATCGCCGACGACAACGCGATCGAGATCCTCGAGAAGGCCTGGGACACCGCGACCGCCGCAGTCGTCTCCGAGGCCGTCGGACTCATGCGCAAAGTGTTCACCGACACCGTCGAATACTCCAAGCAGCGCGAGCAGTTCGGGGTCCCGATCGGCAGCTTCCAGGTGTTGCAGCACCGCATGGTCGACATGCACCTGGAGCTCGAACAGTCGGTCGCCGCACAGTACTTCGCGATCCTGTCACTCGAGGGCTCGCCCGCGGAGCGCGCAGCGGCGGTCTCGGCCGCCAAGGCGACGGTCAGCCGTGCCGCCCGGTTCATCGGCCAGAACGCGGTGCAGCTACACGGCGGCATGGGCATGACCGAGGAACTGGCGATCGGCCACTACTTCAAGCGGCTGACCGCGATCGAGTACGAATTCGGCACCGCCGATGCCCATCTCGCACGCTTCGCGAGGGCCGGCGCGCAGATCGACGCCTGA